A region from the Polyangiaceae bacterium genome encodes:
- a CDS encoding TonB-dependent receptor gives MSRFAHFAGSAFALLLLSSPRARAEELSDLEGLLEEKVVTSASQSSQTARAAPATSITITAEQLERYGIRTIDEAIRFLAVGATANETGAQSDFGARGVLIHSDGNKHVLILVDGHTTNEQVSGFGRLDRAIGVPIELVDHIEVILGPGSVLYGSSAMLAVINVVTKRAEDHNGFFVGAESEPFSFYRGTLGVGRKLKLFGDDASFTLQVEGYRFHEPIDLPRVNAGLDAVNGQPILWGGTWEHNEFTGASAYGKLDIGRFRFTLRSGMNDRNHPLVLTDFDNPEQGDRDRWLSLDASYRHAVSSRVELGVRLFGDSTDEQYDQRSSFPQYCLPGQISGCDTAIKGRAISAGTELQARFDWLGDGSLKTLVGTDVRARQVGFSVDTVDHDSQSNPGTLAYYDEFEQTLGVYAQHEVELGEAWSVNGGARFDTAPNFDPAVSPRFAVAFASWPGATLKAVYSRAFRAPNTSERAFEHPLYAIRADDLEAETVTSVEASYEQRFGTQRLVLNVFRSQWENFVRLSRPSAADEAAAKADGRLLPFAPTALQYRNDAEIDGYGLVAAFDGSLASGALRYGASATFSHTRQLTGASSDRKSLPASPEIFGNANVSYAFGDELPTVGVAGHYVAASPVFGVAEETYPERPEGRPRLVGRLALSGAMPGVSGLNYRAYVQGAIGDEAPITVSPVNSRTAANPDPVVLPLETFRTGVGLDYNLPW, from the coding sequence ATGAGCCGCTTTGCGCATTTCGCCGGCAGCGCGTTTGCACTCCTCTTGTTGAGTTCGCCAAGAGCAAGAGCGGAAGAACTGAGCGACCTCGAAGGCCTGCTGGAGGAAAAGGTCGTGACCAGCGCATCCCAGTCGTCCCAGACTGCACGAGCGGCTCCTGCGACCAGCATCACGATCACGGCGGAGCAGCTCGAGCGCTACGGGATCCGCACGATCGATGAAGCGATTCGTTTCCTCGCGGTAGGTGCGACAGCCAACGAGACCGGTGCGCAAAGCGACTTCGGAGCCCGCGGAGTGTTGATTCACTCCGATGGAAACAAACACGTCCTGATCCTGGTCGATGGTCACACCACGAACGAACAAGTTTCTGGTTTTGGGCGGCTGGACCGCGCGATTGGCGTACCGATTGAGCTCGTTGATCACATCGAGGTGATCCTGGGCCCGGGCTCGGTGCTGTATGGCAGTAGCGCCATGCTGGCGGTGATCAACGTGGTGACCAAGCGCGCGGAGGACCACAACGGGTTTTTCGTGGGGGCGGAGAGTGAACCGTTTTCGTTCTACCGTGGAACGTTGGGGGTCGGTCGCAAGCTCAAGCTGTTCGGCGACGATGCCTCGTTCACGCTTCAGGTGGAGGGCTATCGATTCCACGAACCCATTGACTTGCCGCGGGTCAACGCCGGTCTCGACGCGGTCAACGGTCAGCCGATCCTCTGGGGTGGCACCTGGGAGCACAACGAGTTCACCGGCGCCAGCGCCTACGGCAAGCTCGATATCGGTCGCTTCCGCTTCACGCTGCGCAGCGGCATGAACGATCGCAACCACCCGCTCGTGCTTACTGACTTCGACAACCCAGAGCAAGGCGATCGAGATCGCTGGCTCTCTCTCGACGCGAGCTACCGGCACGCAGTGAGCAGCCGCGTGGAGTTGGGGGTTCGCCTCTTCGGTGACTCCACTGATGAACAGTACGACCAGCGCAGCAGCTTCCCCCAGTACTGCTTGCCTGGACAGATCTCCGGCTGCGATACCGCAATCAAGGGACGAGCCATTTCCGCGGGGACTGAGCTTCAGGCGCGGTTCGATTGGCTGGGTGACGGCAGCTTGAAGACCTTGGTCGGCACTGACGTGCGAGCGCGTCAGGTGGGCTTCTCAGTCGACACCGTGGATCACGACAGTCAGTCGAACCCAGGGACCCTGGCCTACTACGACGAGTTCGAGCAGACCCTCGGTGTCTACGCGCAACACGAAGTCGAGCTAGGGGAGGCCTGGTCCGTCAATGGTGGCGCACGCTTCGACACGGCGCCGAACTTCGACCCGGCCGTCTCCCCGCGCTTTGCTGTGGCCTTCGCCAGCTGGCCCGGTGCGACGCTGAAAGCTGTCTACAGCCGAGCCTTCCGTGCGCCCAACACCTCGGAGCGAGCGTTCGAGCACCCGTTGTACGCAATCCGCGCGGATGATCTCGAGGCGGAGACGGTCACCTCCGTGGAAGCAAGCTACGAGCAACGCTTTGGGACCCAGCGCTTGGTGCTCAACGTGTTTCGCTCTCAGTGGGAGAACTTCGTACGCCTGAGTCGTCCCAGCGCAGCGGATGAGGCGGCCGCCAAGGCAGATGGGCGGCTCCTGCCGTTTGCGCCGACAGCGCTCCAGTACCGGAACGACGCCGAGATCGACGGCTACGGGCTGGTCGCGGCGTTCGACGGTTCGCTGGCTTCAGGAGCGCTGCGCTATGGGGCGAGCGCGACGTTCTCCCACACACGGCAGCTCACCGGCGCCTCGAGTGACAGAAAGTCGCTGCCTGCTTCGCCGGAGATCTTCGGCAACGCCAACGTCAGCTACGCGTTCGGTGACGAGCTGCCGACCGTCGGCGTCGCGGGACACTACGTGGCGGCCTCCCCCGTGTTCGGCGTCGCCGAAGAGACTTACCCAGAGCGACCGGAAGGGCGCCCTCGACTGGTGGGGCGCTTGGCCCTGAGCGGCGCGATGCCTGGTGTGAGCGGCCTGAACTACCGCGCGTACGTCCAAGGCGCGATCGGGGATGAGGCGCCCATCACCGTGAGCCCGGTGAACTCGCGCACCGCCGCAAACCCTGATCCTGTCGTGCTGCCCCTGGAGACGTTCCGTACGGGCGTCGGCCTCGACTACAACCTGCCTTGGTGA
- a CDS encoding ABC transporter ATP-binding protein, with the protein MTQTELLTPKNSGGVGDTDVAESLIRIRGVTKEYVRGSEVVKVLRGIDLDIPRGAFEALMGPSGSGKSTLLNLISGLDRPTQGSVEVAGTALERLGDAALAAWRSRELGIVFQTYNLLPVLNAVENVELPLLLTPVPRKDRRGRAELALEIVGLSDRARHLPSELSGGQQQRVAIARAIVHDPVLLVADEPTGDLDRKSADEILALFQALNEELGKTIVMVTHDPAAAECARAVRRLDKGVLT; encoded by the coding sequence ATGACGCAAACAGAGCTACTCACCCCCAAAAATTCAGGCGGCGTAGGCGACACAGACGTAGCGGAGAGCCTGATACGAATCCGTGGGGTAACTAAAGAGTACGTGCGCGGCAGCGAGGTCGTGAAGGTGCTTCGCGGCATCGACCTCGACATCCCGCGGGGCGCTTTCGAGGCGCTCATGGGACCTTCGGGATCGGGCAAGTCGACCCTGTTGAACCTGATCTCCGGTCTGGACCGGCCGACTCAAGGCAGCGTCGAAGTGGCCGGTACCGCGCTCGAACGCCTGGGGGACGCAGCGCTCGCGGCTTGGCGCTCACGAGAGCTCGGCATCGTGTTTCAGACTTACAACCTGCTGCCGGTGCTCAACGCGGTGGAGAACGTCGAGCTGCCTCTGTTGTTGACACCGGTTCCGCGCAAGGACCGCAGGGGGCGCGCGGAGCTGGCGCTCGAGATCGTTGGCCTCAGCGACCGGGCGCGGCACCTCCCAAGCGAGCTTTCTGGCGGTCAACAACAGCGCGTCGCGATCGCACGGGCCATCGTACACGACCCGGTGTTGCTGGTCGCCGACGAGCCAACGGGCGACCTCGACCGCAAGAGCGCCGATGAGATCTTGGCGTTGTTCCAGGCGCTGAACGAAGAGCTGGGCAAGACGATAGTGATGGTCACCCATGACCCAGCGGCGGCGGAGTGCGCCCGCGCGGTGCGTCGCTTGGACAAGGGAGTGCTGACATGA
- a CDS encoding ferritin-like domain-containing protein: MTDLKRDQALNDWAWVQSGRLQGRCLALLVAAGLVGCGGEAMGDLGTGGTGGVGGSAGSGASGGQGGSTQGGSTQGGQAGTAQGGQAGTAQGGQAGTAQGGQAGTAQGGQAGTAQGGQGGSSFGGAAGAGGTPAFSVEGEVVCDFCGTWVTCWDPSVVPGGDGATLDENGCPDWLDTTRTPNFCQDNWIDYWPDAAPFNGSCCYQSMYACGGGRPFVVSDEARVAPVVPRGDWIGEGEPCAAGVPLGVAARLVQHWIDDAQMEHASVAAFARLTLELMAFGAPSDLVRDSQIAGLDEQRHAELCFRMASRFAGVKLGPGPLSLDGALSKRGLTDFAWCTFVEGCLGESMAALIAEAGAELAQDGETKQVLSGIAADESRHAELAWRVVAWVLAELEPEARSVLLHRMQDETRLQLRRLEDSANGVQLGTSTEDLAAYGRVSPTQQLGLRRAALERAVLPCIAALLGENQLRAA; encoded by the coding sequence ATGACGGACTTGAAGCGGGATCAGGCGTTGAATGACTGGGCGTGGGTGCAGAGCGGGCGCCTGCAAGGGCGATGTCTCGCGCTTTTGGTTGCAGCCGGCCTGGTGGGCTGCGGCGGCGAAGCGATGGGGGACTTGGGAACTGGGGGCACTGGTGGTGTCGGCGGTTCAGCCGGTTCTGGCGCCTCCGGCGGCCAGGGTGGATCGACGCAGGGCGGATCGACGCAAGGTGGCCAGGCTGGTACCGCGCAAGGCGGCCAAGCAGGTACTGCGCAAGGCGGCCAAGCGGGCACCGCCCAAGGTGGCCAAGCAGGTACCGCGCAAGGCGGCCAAGCAGGTACCGCGCAGGGCGGCCAAGGGGGCTCGAGCTTTGGCGGCGCAGCTGGCGCTGGTGGTACTCCGGCCTTCAGCGTCGAGGGAGAGGTCGTATGCGACTTCTGTGGCACTTGGGTTACCTGCTGGGACCCCTCGGTGGTGCCAGGCGGGGACGGCGCCACTCTGGACGAGAACGGTTGCCCCGACTGGCTCGACACGACCCGTACACCGAATTTCTGCCAGGATAACTGGATTGACTACTGGCCCGACGCGGCGCCGTTCAACGGCAGCTGCTGCTACCAGTCGATGTACGCGTGTGGCGGCGGACGGCCATTCGTTGTGAGTGACGAAGCAAGGGTAGCTCCGGTCGTTCCGCGCGGAGACTGGATTGGTGAGGGTGAGCCTTGCGCCGCTGGCGTGCCTTTGGGTGTGGCCGCCCGGCTGGTGCAACACTGGATCGACGACGCACAGATGGAGCACGCTTCCGTGGCGGCGTTCGCCCGTCTGACGCTCGAACTGATGGCGTTCGGGGCTCCGAGTGACCTGGTCCGCGACTCCCAGATCGCCGGGTTGGACGAACAGCGTCATGCTGAGTTGTGTTTCCGTATGGCATCTAGGTTTGCCGGCGTGAAGCTCGGTCCGGGACCGCTCTCGCTCGACGGTGCGCTCTCGAAGCGGGGGCTCACGGATTTCGCTTGGTGCACCTTCGTCGAAGGCTGCCTGGGCGAGAGTATGGCTGCGTTGATCGCAGAAGCGGGGGCGGAGCTCGCGCAGGATGGGGAGACGAAGCAGGTGCTGAGCGGCATTGCGGCGGACGAATCCCGTCACGCGGAGCTCGCCTGGAGAGTCGTGGCTTGGGTGCTCGCGGAGCTCGAGCCCGAAGCGCGCTCCGTCCTCCTACACCGGATGCAAGACGAGACGCGGTTGCAGCTCCGTCGGCTCGAGGACTCTGCAAACGGCGTTCAACTTGGTACCTCTACGGAGGACCTCGCCGCGTACGGTCGCGTTTCCCCAACGCAACAGCTTGGCTTGCGTCGCGCTGCGCTAGAACGCGCAGTGCTCCCGTGTATTGCTGCGCTGCTTGGGGAAAATCAGCTGCGCGCTGCCTAG
- a CDS encoding VWA domain-containing protein, whose translation MRFAGLVGWSLVGAAATSVCTWLWAPVDATASAAEQAAQSDAFVAPPEVVELKGPLQVQARFGQRVLPAGQSSSTQLLIEVSPEDRPGVDTSLPLDVALVIDRSGSMKGKRITQALSAARRLVSELRDGDRLTVIAYDVSAEQILAPTRIDVDGRRRAETALASIQTHGDTCISCGLESALGLLKSSVGSVPHVLLLSDGEANRGLTKLDDLRQLGVRAKLDNVSISSIGVDVDYDERVLSELAAASDGRHHFVKDATELASVFQKEFAELVTARALESELVLNLPEGVRVTQVYDRAVQQQGQTLRVPLGTFTAGDKKTLLLDLALDGAEPGELSQIGIDLSAKIPQGKSRVPLKSHLDVGVKFTDQEAQLTSMDPIVNERMQRTHTLGALRQAGEAYKDGNLGEAEKKLDSALAAVASAAAAPNADPEAKSRLKKQEQDIKKTKTGLRNARARACACAPEDLMCAMNCSAKPGSGEKAAAKRMEEVANPYSR comes from the coding sequence ATGCGATTTGCAGGATTGGTGGGGTGGTCCCTGGTAGGTGCGGCGGCTACCAGCGTTTGTACGTGGCTTTGGGCTCCCGTGGACGCAACCGCGAGCGCTGCCGAGCAGGCGGCGCAGTCTGATGCGTTCGTCGCTCCCCCCGAGGTGGTCGAGCTCAAGGGACCGCTCCAAGTGCAGGCTCGATTTGGGCAGCGGGTGTTGCCAGCAGGACAGTCTTCGTCGACCCAACTGCTGATCGAAGTCAGCCCAGAAGATCGACCTGGCGTGGACACCTCTTTGCCTCTCGACGTCGCGCTGGTCATCGACCGATCGGGGTCGATGAAGGGCAAGCGCATTACCCAGGCGTTGTCGGCCGCGCGGCGTTTGGTCAGCGAGCTGCGGGACGGGGACCGCTTGACCGTGATCGCTTACGACGTCTCCGCGGAACAGATCCTCGCGCCGACCCGCATTGACGTTGATGGGCGACGCCGTGCCGAGACGGCGCTGGCGAGCATCCAGACCCACGGCGACACGTGCATCTCCTGCGGCCTCGAGAGCGCGCTTGGCTTGCTCAAGTCGAGCGTTGGCAGCGTGCCCCATGTGCTGCTCTTGAGCGATGGCGAGGCCAATCGGGGTTTGACCAAGCTTGACGATCTGCGTCAGCTCGGCGTGCGCGCGAAGCTCGACAACGTCTCCATCAGCAGTATCGGTGTGGATGTCGACTACGACGAGCGGGTGCTCTCCGAGCTGGCCGCTGCTTCCGACGGGCGACACCACTTCGTCAAGGACGCGACGGAACTCGCCTCGGTTTTCCAGAAGGAGTTTGCGGAGCTCGTCACCGCGCGGGCACTGGAGAGCGAACTGGTGCTCAATTTGCCAGAGGGGGTGAGGGTGACCCAGGTGTACGACCGCGCAGTGCAACAACAGGGGCAGACCCTGCGGGTGCCCCTCGGGACCTTCACCGCTGGGGACAAGAAGACCTTGTTGCTCGACCTGGCACTGGACGGAGCCGAGCCCGGAGAGCTGAGTCAGATCGGGATCGATCTCTCAGCTAAAATTCCCCAGGGCAAATCACGGGTGCCTCTCAAGTCTCACCTCGATGTCGGCGTCAAGTTCACCGATCAGGAGGCGCAGCTGACCTCGATGGACCCCATCGTCAACGAGCGCATGCAGCGGACTCATACCCTGGGGGCGCTGCGGCAGGCAGGCGAGGCTTACAAGGACGGCAACCTCGGTGAAGCAGAGAAGAAGCTCGACAGCGCCTTGGCCGCGGTCGCGTCGGCCGCAGCGGCGCCAAACGCCGACCCCGAAGCCAAGAGTCGACTGAAGAAGCAAGAGCAGGATATCAAGAAGACCAAGACCGGATTGCGCAACGCGAGGGCCAGAGCGTGTGCATGCGCCCCGGAGGATCTGATGTGCGCCATGAATTGCTCAGCGAAGCCCGGGTCGGGTGAGAAAGCCGCCGCCAAGCGCATGGAAGAGGTCGCGAATCCGTACTCACGCTGA
- a CDS encoding DUF4154 domain-containing protein: MAGLALCAPRWALAQSIRVPIDLQVKLLAKVAPYDRHFKARIDDRVEVLVVRRSEDALSKRTSGEMARELGKLDDIAGHPIRVRVHDFEKASELRSIVVNERIAIVYFAPGLRGVLKDVASELDGSDVLSVASVASDVPGLVLGFDLVSSKPKMLLDLPQSKRQNVAFETKVLKLMKVYR; the protein is encoded by the coding sequence TTGGCCGGCCTCGCTTTGTGCGCTCCGCGCTGGGCGCTCGCCCAGTCGATTCGTGTTCCCATCGACTTGCAGGTGAAGCTGCTCGCGAAGGTCGCCCCCTACGATCGTCACTTCAAGGCGCGCATCGATGATCGGGTGGAGGTGCTCGTGGTACGGCGCTCGGAGGATGCCCTCTCCAAGCGAACCAGCGGCGAGATGGCGCGAGAGCTGGGGAAGCTTGATGACATAGCTGGGCATCCCATCCGGGTGCGAGTCCACGACTTCGAAAAGGCCAGCGAGTTGCGGTCGATTGTCGTGAATGAGCGGATTGCCATCGTCTACTTTGCGCCGGGCTTGCGCGGCGTGCTGAAGGACGTCGCTTCGGAGCTGGATGGGAGCGACGTACTCTCGGTAGCTAGTGTTGCGTCCGACGTTCCTGGTCTCGTGTTGGGCTTTGACCTCGTGTCGAGCAAGCCCAAGATGCTACTCGACCTTCCCCAGTCCAAACGTCAGAACGTCGCCTTCGAGACGAAGGTGCTCAAGCTCATGAAGGTGTACCGATGA
- a CDS encoding FtsX-like permease family protein: MSSSISLWRVALRNVTRNKARFSMTLLAVCISVLIFMTLDTAKRSWDSAKEVSRQDRLVTRHKVTFVLSLPKRYVSRLTEAKGGDGAPLVQRVTYAVWFGGREPNHEHEFFQSVAVDAESYFDVYEEVELSPEALSDFRQNLDAAIIGEGLARKLGLKVGDSVSLQSPIYPSADGNPWSFRVAGVYGSRSRAVDTQSFVFRYERLNEALPARDRDQVGWLVSRTPPGADPQATARAVDSLFADSDVQTLTQDERAFVSGFLGMVSTVLDVVTVLSYAILVIVLLVLANAMGLSVRERIREYASLRALGFSPGDVLRLILLEAIYLSLIGVSVGIAVALVIIDFGIGQFFEQNMSQFFPIFEVRPATLLGAGVLSVLLGLLAGLVPAWSSSRLPVGAALSRVS; this comes from the coding sequence ATGAGCTCAAGCATCAGTCTGTGGCGCGTCGCTTTGCGCAACGTGACCCGGAACAAGGCCCGCTTCAGCATGACGTTGCTGGCTGTTTGTATTTCCGTGCTGATATTCATGACTCTGGACACCGCCAAGCGCTCCTGGGACAGCGCGAAAGAAGTCTCGCGGCAGGATAGGTTGGTCACGCGGCACAAGGTCACCTTCGTGCTCTCATTGCCGAAACGCTACGTCTCGCGCCTCACGGAAGCGAAAGGCGGGGACGGAGCGCCACTGGTGCAGCGGGTTACGTACGCGGTTTGGTTTGGGGGCCGCGAGCCGAACCACGAGCACGAGTTCTTTCAGTCGGTCGCGGTGGACGCGGAGAGCTATTTCGACGTGTACGAAGAGGTCGAGCTCAGCCCTGAAGCGCTGAGCGACTTTCGTCAGAACCTGGATGCCGCGATCATCGGCGAAGGGCTCGCGCGCAAGCTGGGATTGAAGGTGGGGGACAGCGTGAGCTTGCAGAGCCCGATCTATCCGAGCGCCGATGGCAACCCGTGGTCTTTCCGTGTGGCGGGCGTGTATGGCTCGCGCTCGCGAGCGGTGGACACCCAGAGCTTCGTGTTTCGTTATGAGCGACTGAACGAAGCACTACCCGCGAGGGATCGCGACCAGGTTGGGTGGCTCGTCAGTCGCACGCCGCCCGGTGCAGATCCTCAAGCAACGGCGAGGGCTGTCGACTCGCTTTTCGCCGACTCGGACGTGCAGACCCTGACCCAGGATGAGCGCGCCTTCGTTTCTGGCTTTCTTGGCATGGTGTCTACGGTGCTCGATGTCGTTACGGTGTTGTCTTACGCGATCCTGGTGATTGTGCTGCTCGTGCTGGCGAATGCCATGGGTCTTTCCGTGCGGGAGCGAATTCGGGAATACGCGAGCCTCAGGGCGCTCGGCTTCAGCCCAGGCGATGTGTTGAGACTGATCTTGCTCGAAGCAATCTACTTGTCCTTGATTGGCGTGAGCGTCGGCATCGCCGTGGCGCTGGTCATCATCGACTTCGGGATCGGGCAGTTCTTCGAGCAGAACATGTCTCAGTTCTTTCCGATATTTGAGGTGCGCCCCGCGACGCTGCTGGGGGCTGGCGTGCTGTCCGTGTTGCTGGGGTTGCTCGCCGGGCTGGTTCCCGCGTGGTCCAGTTCCAGGCTTCCAGTCGGGGCGGCTCTGAGTCGGGTGAGTTGA
- a CDS encoding ABC transporter permease, which produces MVAILYNLRSLFVRRLTSLATLGGVALVTFVLAGALMLARGAERAMSSGGREDVAIVLRSGSDSELASSVDTAAVQALRAAPGVAAPWGEPNVSPELVSVIALQKTDESGISNLTVRGVGERAFGLRPTLSLVSGRFPRPGSDEAIVGQRVVGHFEGLEVQPDGVGGEVLLGKNRPVHVVGVFRAPGDSAESELWVDLETARAAFGRTGLASSVRVELSSASELGAFREAVESDRRLGLDVTSEALFLEAQASGLSSFIRVLGTLVSAMFAIAAMLGAAITMHGAVASRSREIGTLRALGFSRGKILAGFLLESCALTLGGATLGVVCALPLKWVEVSMMNQSSWSEVVFGFDPSFGVLFQALVFGAAMGLVGGIAPALRAAWLRPLDALRA; this is translated from the coding sequence ATGGTTGCGATCCTGTACAATTTGCGCAGCTTGTTCGTGCGTCGGCTGACCTCCTTGGCAACGCTGGGTGGCGTCGCGTTGGTGACCTTCGTCTTGGCAGGCGCGCTGATGCTGGCGCGTGGGGCGGAACGCGCAATGTCCAGCGGGGGGCGTGAGGATGTGGCTATCGTCTTGCGCTCCGGAAGCGACTCTGAGCTTGCGTCGAGCGTGGATACTGCCGCAGTTCAGGCCCTGCGCGCGGCGCCCGGCGTCGCGGCGCCGTGGGGTGAACCCAACGTGAGCCCTGAGCTGGTGAGCGTGATCGCCTTGCAGAAGACGGACGAGAGCGGCATCAGCAACCTCACCGTGCGTGGAGTGGGGGAGCGAGCCTTCGGGTTGCGCCCAACCCTTAGTCTTGTTTCCGGGCGGTTTCCTCGACCTGGTAGCGACGAAGCGATCGTCGGTCAACGGGTGGTCGGTCACTTCGAAGGCCTCGAGGTTCAACCCGATGGGGTTGGGGGGGAGGTGCTCCTGGGCAAGAATCGACCGGTTCACGTCGTTGGAGTGTTTCGCGCTCCAGGAGACTCTGCTGAGTCGGAGCTGTGGGTCGACTTGGAGACCGCGCGCGCAGCCTTCGGCCGAACCGGTTTGGCGTCGTCGGTGCGTGTCGAGCTGAGTTCCGCGAGCGAACTTGGAGCCTTTCGCGAGGCAGTCGAGAGCGACCGCCGCCTCGGTCTGGATGTGACCTCGGAGGCGCTGTTTCTGGAGGCTCAGGCCAGCGGTTTGTCGAGCTTCATCCGCGTGCTCGGCACGCTGGTATCGGCGATGTTCGCGATCGCCGCGATGCTTGGCGCCGCGATCACGATGCACGGGGCGGTAGCCTCGCGCTCGCGAGAAATTGGCACCCTGCGGGCGCTCGGTTTTTCGCGTGGAAAAATATTGGCTGGGTTTCTACTCGAGTCGTGCGCGCTGACCCTAGGCGGGGCGACGCTCGGCGTCGTGTGTGCTCTGCCTTTGAAATGGGTGGAAGTTTCCATGATGAACCAGAGCAGCTGGTCGGAGGTGGTGTTTGGTTTCGACCCCTCGTTCGGTGTGCTTTTTCAAGCGCTGGTCTTCGGCGCCGCGATGGGGCTGGTCGGAGGGATTGCCCCGGCGCTCCGTGCGGCGTGGCTGCGGCCGTTGGACGCTCTCAGGGCGTGA
- a CDS encoding discoidin domain-containing protein: MKPRSQSSLSNLEFPWKRLVGVVLIAAPSSLVGCSSDGGGDGTGGSSSAGTGGQGGSASGATGGSGASGGLGGSGATGGSGATGGSGATGGSGATGGSAGNQTGGAGGATGGSGGGSGTGGTAGVGGSNAGAGGTGGAAGSAGAAGSAGAAGTGGSSGGTGGSAGTGGAAGTGGASGCSVGANPPLNLALAATATSNSTYSGYSPSKVNDGDTSSALGGTNSWSNENGGLPAWVQLDFGSAKRFGEVVIFTTQGYEIADYEVQYYDGSVWKTLAAVTANTETVIYSTFEAVTAQLVRVYATKGPTNQPAFARINELQVFDNQALDATVTASSTEQLYSVDKAHDGSRSVVLGYQNSWSSGPVTPAWLEFDFGACHEFSRVELFTSENYPLRDYDLEFWNGSAWQAFETVTGNTELHNTYDFPTIATEKVRVYGKSGPNHQPNYLRVNELEIF, encoded by the coding sequence ATGAAGCCCAGGTCTCAGTCTTCCCTGTCCAACCTCGAGTTCCCCTGGAAGCGGCTAGTTGGGGTGGTCTTGATCGCCGCGCCGTCCTCACTGGTTGGCTGTAGCAGCGATGGTGGGGGCGACGGTACTGGAGGTAGCTCCAGCGCGGGAACAGGGGGACAAGGCGGCAGCGCTAGCGGCGCGACCGGCGGATCAGGCGCTAGCGGTGGCTTGGGCGGCTCGGGTGCGACGGGCGGCTCGGGTGCGACGGGCGGCTCGGGTGCGACGGGCGGCTCGGGTGCGACGGGCGGCTCCGCGGGGAATCAAACTGGAGGCGCAGGCGGCGCGACCGGTGGCTCCGGCGGAGGCTCGGGCACAGGCGGCACTGCCGGTGTCGGCGGTAGCAATGCGGGCGCGGGTGGAACAGGCGGAGCTGCTGGCTCGGCTGGCGCTGCGGGCTCGGCTGGAGCTGCGGGCACTGGAGGCAGCAGTGGCGGCACCGGTGGTTCCGCGGGGACAGGCGGCGCTGCGGGGACAGGAGGCGCTTCCGGTTGTAGCGTGGGGGCGAATCCACCCTTGAACCTCGCGCTGGCGGCTACCGCTACGAGCAACTCGACCTACAGCGGTTACAGCCCGAGCAAAGTCAACGATGGCGATACGTCATCGGCACTAGGCGGTACCAACAGCTGGTCCAACGAAAACGGAGGATTGCCCGCTTGGGTGCAGCTGGACTTCGGCAGCGCAAAGCGCTTCGGCGAGGTCGTGATCTTCACCACGCAAGGCTACGAGATCGCGGACTACGAAGTTCAGTACTACGACGGTTCGGTGTGGAAGACGCTCGCCGCGGTAACGGCCAACACGGAAACGGTGATCTACTCCACCTTCGAGGCCGTGACGGCGCAGCTAGTACGGGTGTACGCGACGAAGGGACCGACGAACCAGCCAGCGTTCGCGCGCATCAACGAGCTGCAAGTGTTCGACAACCAGGCGCTAGATGCGACAGTCACTGCGAGCTCCACCGAACAGCTGTATTCCGTCGACAAGGCGCACGATGGGAGCCGCAGTGTTGTGCTCGGTTACCAGAACAGCTGGAGCAGTGGCCCGGTGACGCCTGCGTGGCTCGAGTTTGACTTCGGCGCTTGTCACGAGTTCAGTCGCGTGGAGCTTTTCACGTCGGAGAACTACCCGCTCAGGGACTACGACCTAGAGTTCTGGAATGGTTCCGCGTGGCAAGCCTTCGAGACCGTCACGGGCAATACGGAGCTTCACAATACCTACGACTTCCCGACGATCGCCACCGAAAAGGTGCGCGTCTACGGTAAGAGCGGACCGAATCACCAGCCGAACTACCTGCGCGTGAACGAGCTGGAGATCTTCTAG